One window of the Thiohalophilus sp. genome contains the following:
- a CDS encoding PA3496 family putative envelope integrity protein, translating into MYVVQGEGMLDKDDGLLDDELSASDIFDNESSRARYSHSARKKLEEHMEMMRLRRLLDDYYYEGE; encoded by the coding sequence ATGTATGTTGTACAGGGTGAAGGCATGCTGGATAAAGATGACGGGTTGCTGGACGATGAGCTGAGCGCCAGTGATATTTTTGATAACGAGAGTTCCCGCGCGCGTTACAGTCACTCCGCGCGTAAAAAACTCGAGGAACATATGGAAATGATGCGCCTGCGCCGATTGCTGGACGATTATTACTACGAGGGCGAATGA